The following proteins come from a genomic window of Loxodonta africana isolate mLoxAfr1 chromosome 19, mLoxAfr1.hap2, whole genome shotgun sequence:
- the LOC111751272 gene encoding beta-defensin 130B-like: MRLYFLLSVLLLFETIIPKARTGVVPGQKQCVLLKGVCKDNGCTSTDDTIGVCNHEKKCCRKWWIFEPYATPVPKAKSP; the protein is encoded by the exons ATGAgactttatttccttctttctgttctaCTCCTCTTTGAGACTATAATACCAAAAG CAAGGACTGGTGTTGTTCCGGGGCAAAAACAAtgtgttcttttgaaaggggtgtGCAAAGACAATGGATGCACCTCCACAGATGATACCATCGGTGTGTGTAATCATGAAAAAAAATGCTGTAGGAAATGGTGGATATTCGAACCCTATGCAACGCCAGTTCCCAAAGCAAAATCTCCTTAG